One Deinococcus grandis DNA window includes the following coding sequences:
- a CDS encoding HD-GYP domain-containing protein has protein sequence MPRSPIWSTLVLIGAAALLGYAAWQHHTALMAGAALLMVAATVGASGLTRLLPLGAFAAAFLTSLVLRGPRLDPLDLLAALLVLGGLGFRIVREQVTARQLAWQRNTIAALHAGSERLADARDADAIIRAGIGILDRLQVAPNLAFVAYRQGTPHILAAKGAFEPFLERPIHPSDNNSRSVQADHWVAEEALTLLKKPQRRHYHVAPVYGRASNHLGVLIITRSTTEPFDDAEKSVVASFARLLGAQLGQWNAIRDLRDANDLTLRSLGAALEHRDDDTGGHTSRVVNLSVRLARRLGWDEDQVKALRWGAYLHDLGKLAIPDAVLHKRGALDPDERRVIQTHTTIGYDMLQDLHFLPAETLDLVRYHHERWDGTGYPSGLRGQNIPDTARLFTIVDVFDALTNARPYKPAWTRDRAVSEIRLQAGRQFDPQYVEAFLRMMAEHDEAHLVV, from the coding sequence GTGCCCCGCTCGCCCATCTGGTCCACCCTGGTGCTGATCGGTGCTGCCGCCCTGCTGGGCTACGCCGCCTGGCAGCACCACACCGCCCTGATGGCCGGCGCCGCCCTGCTGATGGTCGCCGCGACCGTCGGCGCGTCCGGCCTGACGCGACTGCTGCCGCTGGGTGCGTTCGCTGCCGCCTTCCTGACGTCCCTCGTGTTGCGCGGCCCGCGCCTGGACCCGCTGGACCTGCTCGCCGCGCTGCTCGTGCTGGGCGGCCTGGGCTTCCGGATCGTGCGGGAGCAGGTCACCGCCCGGCAGCTGGCGTGGCAGCGCAACACCATCGCCGCGCTGCACGCGGGCAGCGAACGGCTCGCGGACGCCCGCGACGCCGACGCGATCATCCGCGCCGGGATCGGCATCCTGGACCGCCTGCAGGTCGCCCCGAACCTGGCGTTCGTCGCGTACCGGCAGGGCACCCCGCACATCCTGGCCGCCAAGGGCGCCTTCGAGCCGTTCCTGGAGCGGCCCATCCATCCCAGCGACAACAACAGCCGCAGCGTCCAGGCGGACCACTGGGTGGCCGAGGAGGCACTGACGCTGCTGAAAAAACCCCAGCGGCGCCACTACCACGTCGCCCCGGTATACGGCCGCGCGTCGAACCACCTGGGCGTGCTGATCATCACCCGGAGCACCACCGAACCCTTCGACGACGCCGAGAAGAGCGTCGTGGCGTCCTTCGCGCGGCTGCTGGGCGCGCAGCTGGGCCAGTGGAACGCCATCCGCGACCTGCGCGACGCGAACGACCTGACCCTGCGCTCGCTGGGCGCCGCGCTGGAGCACCGTGACGACGACACCGGCGGGCACACCAGCCGCGTCGTGAACCTCAGCGTGCGCCTCGCGCGGCGCCTGGGCTGGGACGAGGATCAGGTCAAGGCGCTGCGCTGGGGCGCGTACCTGCACGACCTGGGCAAACTGGCCATCCCCGACGCGGTGCTGCACAAACGCGGCGCGCTGGACCCCGACGAGCGGCGCGTGATCCAGACGCACACCACCATCGGGTACGACATGCTGCAGGACCTGCACTTCCTGCCGGCCGAGACGCTGGATCTCGTGCGGTACCACCACGAACGCTGGGACGGCACCGGGTACCCCAGCGGCCTGCGCGGGCAGAACATTCCCGACACGGCGCGGCTGTTCACGATCGTGGACGTGTTCGACGCCCTGACGAACGCCCGCCCGTACAAGCCCGCCTGGACCCGCGACCGGGCCGTCAGCGAGATCCGCCTGCAGGCCGGGCGGCAGTTCGACCCGCAGTACGTCGAGGCGTTCCTGCGCATGATGGCCGAGCACGACGAGGCGCACCTCGTGGTGTGA
- a CDS encoding carbohydrate kinase family protein, translating into MSLPQNDLPLIVSAGEALTDLVTAGGNAWHAHPGGAGWNVARACASLGVPSAFAGAVGGDNFGDDLQRASQDAGLDPRFLQRVPAPTLMAVVYSANPPAYRFLGENSADLHFDPTRLPDGWLRAARWLHVGGISLSRWPLADTLLGLIESARAAGVRISFDPNARITHRHPDYPAVFEQVARRADLMKFSDEDLAFFFPGQSEADVMRRLRGLNAKAPIVITRGAQGASLYHSAGRADLPAAPVQVVDTVGAGDALCAGLLVSATEHPDALWTEHLRVGLRAAAAACAHAGAYAPTRADLDLD; encoded by the coding sequence ATGTCCCTCCCCCAGAACGACCTGCCCCTGATTGTCAGCGCCGGTGAGGCCCTGACCGACCTCGTGACCGCCGGTGGGAACGCCTGGCACGCCCACCCCGGCGGGGCCGGGTGGAACGTCGCGCGGGCCTGCGCGTCGCTGGGGGTGCCCAGTGCCTTCGCGGGCGCGGTCGGGGGGGACAACTTCGGGGACGACCTGCAGCGCGCCTCGCAGGACGCCGGGCTGGACCCGCGCTTCCTGCAACGCGTCCCGGCGCCCACCCTGATGGCCGTCGTGTACTCCGCGAATCCACCCGCCTACCGCTTCCTGGGTGAGAACAGCGCCGACCTGCACTTCGACCCCACCCGCCTCCCGGACGGCTGGCTGCGCGCGGCCCGCTGGCTGCACGTGGGCGGCATCAGCCTGAGCCGCTGGCCGCTGGCGGACACCCTCCTGGGCCTGATCGAATCGGCCCGCGCGGCCGGCGTGCGCATCAGCTTCGACCCGAACGCCCGCATCACGCACCGCCACCCGGACTACCCGGCGGTGTTCGAGCAGGTCGCCCGCCGCGCCGACCTGATGAAGTTCAGCGACGAGGACCTCGCGTTCTTCTTCCCCGGTCAGTCCGAGGCCGACGTCATGCGCCGCCTGCGCGGCCTGAACGCGAAGGCCCCGATCGTGATCACGCGCGGCGCGCAGGGCGCGAGCCTGTACCACAGCGCGGGCCGCGCCGACCTCCCGGCCGCGCCCGTGCAGGTCGTGGACACCGTCGGTGCCGGGGACGCCCTGTGCGCCGGGCTGCTCGTCAGCGCCACCGAGCACCCGGACGCCCTGTGGACCGAGCACCTGCGCGTGGGCCTGCGGGCCGCCGCCGCCGCCTGCGCGCACGCCGGGGCGTACGCCCCCACCCGCGCGGACCTCGACCTCGACTGA
- the panD gene encoding aspartate 1-decarboxylase — translation MERIMFRAKIHRATVTQADLDYVGSITIDQDLLDAADILVNERVDIYNITNGNRLSTYALSGPRGSGVIGINGAAAHLVNPGDLVIIAAYGNYSDEEARTLEPHVVHVDARNRQIQLQPA, via the coding sequence GTGGAACGCATCATGTTCAGGGCCAAGATTCACCGCGCCACCGTCACCCAGGCCGACCTCGACTACGTCGGGAGCATCACCATCGACCAGGACCTGCTCGACGCGGCGGACATCCTCGTGAACGAACGGGTGGACATCTACAACATCACCAACGGCAACCGCCTGAGCACCTACGCCCTGAGCGGCCCGCGCGGCAGCGGCGTGATCGGCATCAACGGCGCCGCCGCGCACCTCGTGAACCCCGGCGACCTCGTGATCATCGCCGCGTACGGCAACTACAGCGACGAGGAAGCCCGCACGCTCGAACCGCACGTCGTGCACGTGGACGCCCGCAACCGCCAGATCCAGCTGCAACCCGCCTGA
- a CDS encoding Rqc2 family fibronectin-binding protein translates to MEGLMLARVLRDLSGQLPLRTLGWAFPDETTAALLLDGPRLGGQTNLVLAYRPPQPVVYLSRERLRGEPRSPFQRFLAARVRGDLLRAEQLKLDRVIALHFAGETGFVDQPPTRLLFEVTGRNANLLVLDEGEGFEGRIVMAAREITGSRNRFRTIRTGGRYTPPPPYEKLDPRTLSPEQAQALRHVPVGRWREQLDGMGPLLGAELARRADLTPDRPPGEAWPRVLTAVQSLVADPTVSEGALQDGAREAARGEKAATLRKALREPLDKRVTLLRNQLTDVTRAEAGLTDAARDRAEADLLMAYAHTVPAGASTVTLPAFDGSGEQPVALEPMLSAVQNAEKRYARARRREDVYLRLAEREGALRAELAEAEARVQALDTADLPDLEALNTRVQQERPEKSPYGTRFTTPGGLEALVGRNNKENATLTHRVGRSMDWWFHAQGYPGSHVLVRGGGRDLDLPDILYAARLAAANSKARGSSNVPVDYTRIKHVWKPRGAPAGQVHYTDQKTVFVDGTLPE, encoded by the coding sequence GTGGAAGGCCTGATGCTCGCGCGCGTGCTGCGCGACCTGAGCGGCCAGCTGCCGCTGCGTACCCTGGGCTGGGCCTTCCCGGACGAGACGACCGCCGCGCTGCTCCTCGACGGGCCGCGCCTGGGCGGGCAGACGAACCTGGTGCTCGCGTACCGCCCCCCGCAGCCCGTGGTGTACCTGTCGCGCGAGCGGCTGCGCGGCGAGCCCCGCAGTCCCTTCCAGCGCTTCCTGGCGGCGCGGGTCCGGGGTGACCTGCTGCGCGCCGAGCAGCTGAAACTCGACCGGGTGATCGCCCTGCATTTTGCGGGCGAGACTGGGTTCGTGGACCAGCCGCCCACCCGCCTGCTGTTCGAGGTGACGGGCCGCAACGCCAACCTTCTCGTGCTGGATGAGGGCGAGGGCTTCGAGGGCCGTATCGTCATGGCCGCCCGTGAAATCACTGGGAGCCGCAACCGCTTCCGCACCATCCGCACCGGGGGACGCTACACGCCGCCGCCGCCCTACGAGAAACTCGACCCGCGCACCCTGAGCCCCGAACAGGCGCAGGCGCTGCGGCACGTGCCCGTCGGGCGCTGGCGTGAGCAGCTCGACGGTATGGGCCCGCTGCTGGGCGCCGAACTCGCGCGCCGGGCCGACCTCACCCCCGACCGCCCGCCCGGCGAGGCGTGGCCGCGCGTCCTGACGGCCGTGCAGTCCCTGGTGGCCGACCCGACCGTCAGCGAGGGCGCGCTGCAGGACGGCGCGCGCGAGGCCGCGCGCGGAGAGAAGGCCGCCACCCTCCGCAAGGCCCTGCGAGAACCGCTCGACAAGCGCGTCACGCTGTTGCGTAACCAGCTCACGGATGTCACCCGCGCCGAGGCGGGCCTCACCGACGCCGCCCGCGACCGGGCCGAGGCCGACCTGCTCATGGCCTACGCCCACACCGTGCCTGCCGGGGCCAGCACCGTCACCTTACCCGCCTTCGACGGGAGCGGCGAGCAGCCCGTCGCGCTGGAACCCATGCTCAGCGCCGTGCAGAACGCCGAGAAACGCTACGCCCGCGCCCGCCGCCGCGAGGACGTCTACCTGCGCCTCGCCGAACGGGAAGGCGCCCTGCGGGCCGAACTCGCCGAGGCCGAGGCCCGCGTGCAGGCGCTCGACACCGCCGATCTGCCCGACCTCGAGGCCCTGAACACCCGCGTGCAGCAGGAACGGCCCGAGAAGAGCCCCTACGGCACGCGCTTCACCACGCCGGGCGGCCTGGAGGCGCTGGTGGGCCGCAACAACAAGGAGAACGCCACCCTGACCCACCGCGTCGGCCGCAGCATGGACTGGTGGTTCCACGCGCAGGGCTACCCTGGCAGTCACGTGCTGGTCCGCGGCGGCGGGCGCGACCTGGACCTGCCGGACATCCTGTACGCCGCCCGGCTGGCCGCCGCGAACAGCAAGGCGCGCGGCAGCAGCAACGTGCCCGTGGACTACACCCGCATCAAGCACGTCTGGAAACCACGCGGGGCGCCCGCCGGACAGGTGCACTACACCGACCAGAAGACCGTGTTCGTGGACGGCACCCTGCCCGAATAG